In Procambarus clarkii isolate CNS0578487 chromosome 58, FALCON_Pclarkii_2.0, whole genome shotgun sequence, one genomic interval encodes:
- the LOC138353510 gene encoding tigger transposable element-derived protein 7-like has product MSVNAVSAWGVHSNGRRDVSFRPPAEFNIGKSTVSDIKKQKDTLLKYVSTTECATSGAACSRKTVKSGQYPQLDAAVYKWFIQHRTIGMAIRFEELKVAASKLAIQLGIKDFSASDGWVGRFKARHNISNTKKISGEASSADPTNVDSFKAKLNEYIVSNNLSKYQVYNADETGFMWRAVPSTSLTSRMQENIPGRKISKERLSVLLCANADASHRTKCAVVGKSKNPRALKNIMQALPVIYYNSKKSWFNQIIFTDWFENHFCKEVREFQINKCGIKASEVKALLLLDNAPAHPISKLISRDGRIKCMALPPNTTSLIQPMDQGVILAAKRMYQTAMLEDVLVVLPSEEDELTGKDTRAQRTLENLKKYTIREAIFHWARLWNKVKETTLTNSWKKLLTERPRCEAAVSDSEFEGFENEANDFEGLRKVFSEMTDDSDDSDDVGEALPRGVGYQKRLEQVEELIEYSIKSKHEVIGNFYVHLTALKQCLKTLARENQIQTKIDKFMISTVREKSSSTSDAAPVDAELPSTSHGASASNECSTSHAAPADAEFPSTSRGTSASNECSTSHVAPADAEFPPSRDKSSTNDIKYD; this is encoded by the exons atgtcggtgaatgctgtctctgcctggggagtccactccaacggaagacgggacgtgagtttccgaccac cagcagagtttaacatcgggaaaagtacagtaagtgacatcaagaaacagaaggatactctattaaaatatgTGAGCACAACAGAGTGTGCTACTTCTGGTGCTGCATGTTCGAGAAAAACAGTAAAGTCTGGTCAGTATCCACAATTGGATGCTGCAGTGTATAAGTGGTTTATTCAGCACCGCACAATTGGCATGGCAATAAGATTTGAAGAGCTTAAAGTTGCAGCAAGTAAACTTGCCATTCAATTAGGTATAAAAGATTTCAGTGCAAGTGATGGGTGGGTTGGAAGATTTAAGGCTCGGCATAACATTTCAAACACCAAAAAAATTTCTGGTGAGGCGTCAAGTGCTGATCCCACTAATGTTGATTCATTCAAGGCTAAATTAAACGAGTACATTGTCAGTAATAATTTAAGCAAATATCAAGTATATAATGCTGACGAGACTGGGTTTATGTGGCGAGCTGTACCAAGTACATCCTTAACCAGTAGGATGCAGGAAAATATTCCTGGACGAAAGATAAGCAAGGAACGGCTCTCAGTCTTGCTCTGTGCTAATGCTGATGCCTCTCACAGGACAAAATGTGCCGTGGTAGGCAAGTCTAAAAATCCTCGAGccttaaaaaatataatgcaggcattacctgtaatatattacaattctaagaaatcatggtttaatcaaataatATTTACGGACTGGTTTGAAAACCACTTTTGCAAAGAAGTCAGAGAATTCCAGATCAACAAATGTGGAATAAAGGCCAGTGAGGTTAAGGCATTGTTGCTGCTAGATAATGCCCCTGCTCATCCCATTAGCAAGTTAATTTCAAGGGATGGCAGAATAAAATGCATGGCACTTCCACCAAACACAACATCCTTGATCCAGCCCATGGACCAAGGTGTTATCCTTGCTGCTAAACGTATGTACCAAACAGCAATGCTTGAAGATGTTTTAGTTGTTTTACCTAGCGAGGAAGATGAATTGACAGGAAAGGATACAAGGGCTCAAAGAACACTAGAAAATCTAAAAAAGTACACAATCAGGGAAGCAATATTCCACTGGGCTAGGCTTTGGAATAAAGTGAAAGAAACCACACTAACAAATTCATGGAAGAAACTGTTAACAGAGAGGCCTAGATGTGAAGCAGCAGTATCTGATAGTGAATTCGAAGGTTTTGAAAATGAAGCCAATGATTTTGAAGG ATTGCGCAAAGTGTTCTCGGAAATGACTGATGACTCTGATGACTCGGACGATGTTGGTGAGGCTCTGCCTAGAGGTGTCGGATATCAGAAAAGATTGGAACAAGTTGAGGAACTCATTGAATATTCAATAAAAAGTAAACATGAGGTTATTGGAAATTTTTATGTACACCTTACAGCCTTAAAGCAATGTCTCAAAACGTTAGCcagagaaaatcagattcagacaaaaatagataaattcatgatttcaacgGTTCGTGAAAAATCTTCGTCGACAAGCGATGCTGCACCCGTCGATGCTGAATTACCATCGACAAGTCATGGAGCATCCGCCAGCAAtgaatgctctacaagccatgctgcacccgccgatgctgaattcccatcgacaagtcgtggaacatccgccagcaacgaatgctctacaagccatgttgcacccgccgatgctgaattcccaccaAGTCGTGACAAGTCATCCACTaacgatataaaatatgattga
- the LOC138353511 gene encoding tigger transposable element-derived protein 7-like: MSQGLANRAVSAKRKRSFLSIEQKLDMIEKHERGYSVTRLAAEFNVGKSTVCDIKRQKDNIRKFLASSDSGALNKRKTIKGSANTNLDEAVYKWFNQERSVGMPLGGDAIKTAADKFAQKMNIPDFRASEGWLQRFKNRHNIKNRKVCGESLSADTDSVEPFKRKLNDYIITNDLRRFQVYNADETGFNWKCLQNNTLASRLDESVPGRKVNKEKVSAMLCANADGSHRTKSAIVGKSKNPRALKNLMNKLPVVYYSSKTAWFTGDIFVDWFKNHFCKEVRDFQIKKCGVRRNDVKALLLVDNAPAHVGLDKLTSHDGRIKCMALPPNTTSLIQPMDMGVIYAMKRLYKREMNKEIMVVFESDEDKRQGTDSRGQATLERYQKYSIKEGIYNWAKVWDEVQESTLRNCWKKLLLLDHADEVTEEEMDFEGFSNDIYQELRAAGETELTLNDVEEWLDIDVVDPPIGHLTDDEIIQNVTGTVDDDGKEDEDENDSSLQSATCANALFYVEKLLDIVSQTDNPELPGFYQHLRTMKDICLKDMTQRRKQMKMSQYFSRTSSKSISTAYLFTVEHSQLHNTSR, from the exons ATGTCTCAAGGGCTTGCTAATCGTGCTGTATCTGCAAAGAGGAAGAGAAGTTTTTTATCCATTGAGCAGAAATTAGACATGATAGAGAAACATGAACGTGGCTACTCTGTTACTAGGCTGGCAGCAGAATTTAATGTCGGGAAAAGTACGGTGTGTGATATCAAGAGACAGAAAGATAATATTAGGAAGTTTCTTGCTTCGAGTGATAGTGGTGCATTAAATAAAAGGAAAACAATAAAAGGTTCTGCAAATACGAATTTGGATGAAGCTGTGTATAAATGGTTTAACCAGGAGCGCTCTGTGGGGATGCCACTTGGCGGCGACGCCATTAAGACAGCAGCCGATAAATTTGCACAAAAGATGAACATTCCAGATTTTCGAGCAAGTGAAGGATGGTTGCAAAGATTTAAGAATAGACATAATATTAAGAACAGGAAAGTTTGTGGAGAATCGTTAAGTGCAGATACGGATTCAGTCGAGCCATTTAAGCGTAAATTAAATGATTACATAATAACAAATGATCTAAGGCGTTTTCAGGTATACAATGCCGATGAAACAGGCTTTAATTGGAAATGCTTGCAGAACAACACTTTGGCATCTAGGCTAGATGAGAGTGTTCCTGGCCGTAAGGTAAACAAAGAAAAAGTTTCTGCCATGCTGTGTGCAAATGCAGACGGAAGTCACAGAACAAAGTCCGCCATTGTGGGGAAGTCAAAAAACCCACGTGCTTTGAAAAATTTAATGAACAAGCTACCTGTGGTCTACTACAGCTCTAAAACAGCTTGGTTTACTGGAGATATTTTTGTAGACTGGTTCAAAAATCATTTTTGCAAAGAAGTTAGAGATTTTCAGATAAAGAAGTGTGGAGTGAGACGGAATGATGTCAAGGCATTACTCTTGGTTGACAATGCCCCAGCTCATGTAGGGCTCGACAAATTAACGTCACATGATGGACGCATCAAATGTATGGCCTTGCCTCCCAATACCACCTCTCTGATCCAGCCAATGGATATGGGTgttatatatgcaatgaaaaggcTCTACAAACGAGAAATGAATAAAGAAATCATGGTGGTGTTTGAGTCAGATGAAGACAAAAGACAAGGAACCGATTCGCGAGGTCAAGCAACACTGGAACGTTACCAAAAATACTCAATTAAGGAAGGCATTTACAACTGGGCTAAAGTTTGGGATGAAGTTCAAGAGTCAACATTAAGAAATTGTTGGAAAAAACTCCTGTTGCTTGATCATGCTGATGAAGTGACTGAGgaagaaatggattttgaaggattttcAAATGATATTTATCAAGAACTGCGTGCCGCTGGTGAGACGGAGTTGACGCTGAACGATGTGGAGGAGTGGTTAGATATTGATGTAGTCGATCCACCCAttggtcatttaacagatgatgagattatacaaaatgttactggcactgttgacgaCGACGGAAAGGAAGATGAGGATGAGAATGATAGCAGTTTACAATCTGCTACGTGTGCTAACGCATTGTTCTATGTTGAAAAACTCCTTGATATTGTTTCACAAACTGACAATCCAGAGCTACCAGGCTTTTATCAACACCTAAGGACGATGAAAGATATTTGTCTCAAGGACATGACACAAAgaaggaaacaaatgaaaatgagTCAATATTTTTCACGAACTAGCAGCAAATCaatcagcacagcc tacctatttactgtagagcattcacaacttcacaacaCTTCAAGATGa